A stretch of Candidatus Omnitrophota bacterium DNA encodes these proteins:
- a CDS encoding prepilin-type N-terminal cleavage/methylation domain-containing protein → MKRRSAFTLVETMIAAVIFSFIIAGTYGAFMVGNRAWIYYNEHTALKQETRRGMIFMMNELREAKNILIVKEEGRLRINFYRPGVGNVSFLWAGDGDQAGRILRVEQDKTRILAKQITALSFKQFPDAILIDIKSTKVFPGGKEPVSVRLRAKVALRAKTGIMKAPG, encoded by the coding sequence ATGAAACGCCGGAGCGCTTTCACCCTGGTTGAGACCATGATCGCGGCGGTGATCTTTTCTTTTATCATCGCCGGGACTTACGGTGCGTTTATGGTCGGCAACAGGGCGTGGATCTACTATAACGAGCACACCGCGCTCAAGCAGGAAACCCGCCGGGGCATGATTTTCATGATGAACGAACTTCGCGAGGCCAAGAACATCCTGATCGTCAAGGAGGAGGGGCGGCTGAGGATCAATTTTTATCGTCCCGGAGTTGGCAATGTCTCTTTCCTCTGGGCCGGGGACGGCGACCAGGCCGGACGTATCCTGCGGGTCGAGCAGGATAAGACCAGGATCCTGGCGAAACAGATCACGGCGCTTTCGTTCAAACAGTTTCCCGATGCCATTCTGATTGACATCAAGAGCACCAAGGTTTTCCCCGGGGGGAAGGAACCGGTTTCCGTCCGGCTTCGCGCCAAAGTGGCCCTGCGGGCGAAAACGGGAATCATGAAAGCCCCGGGTTAG
- a CDS encoding EpsI family protein produces the protein MSGSKYLKKRNAYLLICLLFLAVGSFSWNLFFREHWQVDTVNIHRFPRQIQGWESQDLKISEDEYAILETRNVFTRRYSGPKGEIVYLMMVYSQHNRKVSHPPEICYTGSGATILSNEPAVMDFPPYQGKVRANRLFIEQGNTEQVMYYLFKVGDDLTSNYWKQQILVAWKTLFGQPSSSALIRISSTVDRDGPAKAINSIESFARIFSPLLKEYLP, from the coding sequence ATGAGCGGATCTAAATATCTAAAAAAAAGGAATGCTTATCTGTTGATCTGTCTTTTGTTTTTGGCTGTTGGTTCATTTTCTTGGAACCTGTTTTTCCGGGAGCACTGGCAAGTGGATACGGTGAACATTCATCGTTTCCCTCGGCAGATCCAAGGCTGGGAGTCCCAGGATTTAAAGATTTCGGAAGACGAATATGCGATCCTGGAAACGCGGAATGTTTTCACCCGGCGTTACAGCGGCCCCAAGGGCGAGATCGTTTATTTGATGATGGTTTATTCGCAGCATAACCGCAAGGTTTCTCATCCTCCGGAAATTTGTTATACCGGTAGCGGGGCCACAATCCTGAGCAACGAACCCGCAGTCATGGATTTTCCCCCGTATCAAGGCAAGGTTCGAGCTAACCGGTTGTTCATTGAGCAGGGCAACACGGAGCAGGTCATGTACTACTTGTTCAAGGTGGGGGATGACTTGACTTCCAATTATTGGAAACAGCAGATTTTGGTTGCCTGGAAGACGTTGTTCGGGCAGCCATCCAGCAGTGCTTTGATCAGGATTTCCTCAACCGTTGACCGGGACGGCCCTGCCAAAGCCATCAATTCCATTGAAAGTTTTGCGCGGATCTTTTCTCCCCTTCTCAAAGAATATCTCCCGTAA
- a CDS encoding exosortase/archaeosortase family protein, with protein MTSTAIKLKTFFGKYYQAIAIAFFFLWSYGPVLIWMWDRWFQRDSYYSHGILVPFVSAYLLWQKREELAKIPWTGSPWGIRLILLGAFFYAVNSLFRIYFSSAFSMFVVLFGLILHFFGPRMLRAVLFPLCFLFFMFPLPLVVIVNISFKMKLFAASIATYLLNQMGLYAVQQGSIIKMNSANIIVDDVCSGLRSLISLMALGSIFAYWITGPMYKRILLFLTTIPIAVITNVCRVVFLSTISEIWGPQYTIGLIHDITGYLVFALAFVMFYMLAKLLE; from the coding sequence ATGACAAGCACGGCCATCAAATTGAAGACGTTTTTCGGCAAATATTACCAGGCCATTGCGATTGCTTTCTTTTTCCTGTGGAGCTACGGCCCCGTTTTGATCTGGATGTGGGACCGGTGGTTTCAGCGGGACTCTTATTACAGCCACGGGATCCTTGTCCCGTTTGTTTCCGCATACCTGCTCTGGCAGAAGAGGGAGGAGTTGGCCAAGATTCCCTGGACGGGGTCTCCGTGGGGAATCCGGCTGATCCTGCTGGGGGCTTTTTTTTACGCCGTGAATTCGCTGTTCCGGATTTATTTTTCCTCGGCGTTCTCAATGTTTGTGGTGCTTTTTGGCCTCATTTTGCATTTCTTCGGGCCGAGGATGCTGAGGGCCGTCCTGTTCCCGCTGTGTTTTTTGTTTTTCATGTTCCCTCTTCCCCTGGTCGTGATCGTCAACATCAGTTTTAAGATGAAGTTGTTTGCTGCCTCCATCGCGACATATCTTCTCAATCAGATGGGGCTTTATGCGGTTCAACAGGGCAGCATCATCAAGATGAACAGCGCCAACATCATCGTGGACGACGTGTGCAGCGGGTTGCGCTCCCTGATCTCTTTGATGGCCTTGGGGAGTATTTTTGCTTACTGGATCACGGGCCCGATGTATAAACGGATCCTGCTGTTTTTGACCACGATCCCGATCGCGGTCATCACCAATGTCTGCCGTGTTGTTTTTTTGTCGACGATCAGTGAAATTTGGGGCCCCCAGTATACGATCGGGCTGATCCACGATATCACCGGGTATTTGGTTTTTGCCTTGGCTTTTGTCATGTTTTATATGCTGGCGAAATTGCTGGAATAA
- a CDS encoding glycosyltransferase family 2 protein produces MIVFLVFLFLIVYCYAGYPLAVWAVSQIFEKPVRKSPICPDIAIVVAAWNEQDVMEQKIRNLLSLDYPVQKMEIWIGSDGSTDRTEDIVRSFSDDRVKLLAGRDRRGKPAMLNDVMSRVQAEIVVFTDARQTFDPQTVRELVANFSDPSVGCASGELMFREKEGATAKGVNLYWNYEKFLRRCESRIHSILGATGAIYAIRRSLFSPVPDQVVLDDMFVPFQIIRRGYRSVFDETAKAYDDVAANSQEEHRRKARTLFGNYQIFGLFPDLFFPWRSPIAIQLFSHKFLRVVAPFLLIAIFVLNLFLLDSLLMRAVAVLQIVFYTMALTGGLARNRNCGILSGLSRLCYAPYVFCLLNFSAVIGFLRFVGSKQQVTWQKARDIDGREK; encoded by the coding sequence ATGATTGTTTTTTTGGTTTTTCTTTTTTTGATCGTCTATTGTTACGCCGGGTATCCGCTGGCCGTCTGGGCGGTTTCCCAAATTTTTGAAAAGCCTGTCCGGAAGTCGCCGATCTGTCCCGATATCGCGATTGTTGTTGCGGCCTGGAACGAGCAGGATGTCATGGAGCAAAAAATTCGGAACCTTCTCTCTCTGGATTATCCGGTTCAAAAAATGGAGATTTGGATCGGTTCCGATGGATCCACAGACAGGACAGAAGACATTGTCCGGTCTTTCTCCGATGACCGGGTGAAGCTCCTGGCCGGTCGTGACCGGCGTGGGAAACCGGCCATGCTCAACGATGTCATGTCCCGCGTTCAGGCGGAGATCGTGGTGTTCACCGACGCCAGGCAAACCTTTGATCCGCAGACCGTCCGCGAACTGGTCGCCAATTTTTCCGATCCCTCCGTCGGGTGCGCGAGCGGGGAATTGATGTTCCGCGAAAAGGAGGGGGCGACCGCCAAAGGCGTCAATCTGTATTGGAATTACGAGAAATTTTTGCGCAGATGCGAGAGCCGGATCCATTCGATCCTGGGCGCGACGGGCGCGATCTATGCCATCCGACGTTCGTTATTTTCGCCGGTGCCGGACCAGGTGGTCCTGGACGACATGTTCGTCCCATTCCAGATCATCCGCCGGGGTTACCGGTCGGTCTTTGACGAAACGGCCAAGGCGTACGACGACGTGGCGGCCAATTCCCAGGAGGAGCACCGGCGCAAGGCGAGGACCCTATTTGGAAATTATCAAATCTTCGGGCTGTTCCCCGATCTTTTTTTCCCCTGGCGAAGCCCCATCGCCATCCAGCTTTTTTCCCATAAGTTTTTGCGGGTGGTGGCGCCGTTTTTATTGATTGCCATTTTCGTGTTGAATCTTTTTCTCCTGGATTCTCTTCTGATGCGGGCGGTGGCCGTCCTCCAGATAGTTTTTTACACCATGGCCTTGACAGGCGGCTTGGCAAGGAATCGGAATTGTGGTATTCTTAGTGGCCTTTCGCGGCTTTGTTATGCGCCGTATGTATTTTGCCTGCTCAATTTTTCTGCGGTGATCGGTTTTTTGCGATTCGTCGGTTCGAAACAGCAGGTGACGTGGCAAAAAGCGCGCGATATCGACGGCAGGGAGAAATAA
- a CDS encoding polysaccharide deacetylase family protein: MTSPKFHPQSVFMYHGIIAGSGDVPPGREPGADRYDVPLQTFSRQMQWLKDSGCSVSLAGPDTPSAPVVITFDDGEMNNFTRALNVLRGLGFPAYFFVTVNRVGAQGYMGWGELSELARAGMAVGSHGLTHRILTGLPDAELKSELEESRCVLEGRLGIAVKDFSVPRGFYDEKVVEAAMAAGYQKIFVSESAPHHPRCVGRVAVQSSWSQKRFEMAVEGKVPAGEKVFNICKETCKAVLGGAGYDRLRSALLKGPSR, translated from the coding sequence ATGACTTCTCCCAAATTTCATCCACAGAGCGTTTTCATGTATCACGGTATCATCGCCGGAAGCGGCGACGTCCCGCCGGGCCGTGAGCCGGGCGCTGACCGTTACGATGTCCCTCTGCAGACATTTTCCCGACAGATGCAATGGTTGAAAGACAGCGGGTGTTCCGTATCTTTGGCCGGTCCGGACACCCCGTCCGCGCCTGTCGTCATCACGTTTGACGATGGGGAAATGAATAATTTTACCCGCGCCTTAAATGTCCTGAGAGGGCTGGGATTCCCGGCGTATTTTTTCGTCACGGTCAACCGCGTGGGCGCTCAGGGGTATATGGGGTGGGGCGAGCTCTCGGAGCTTGCCAGGGCCGGAATGGCGGTGGGTTCGCACGGCTTGACCCACCGGATACTGACGGGGTTGCCGGACGCGGAGTTGAAATCCGAGTTGGAGGAGTCCCGGTGTGTTCTTGAAGGACGATTAGGGATCGCCGTGAAGGATTTTTCCGTTCCCCGAGGATTTTATGACGAAAAGGTCGTCGAGGCGGCCATGGCCGCCGGTTACCAGAAGATTTTTGTTTCCGAGTCCGCTCCCCATCACCCGCGTTGCGTCGGGCGCGTCGCTGTCCAGTCCTCCTGGTCCCAGAAAAGATTTGAAATGGCCGTCGAAGGGAAGGTCCCTGCAGGCGAGAAAGTTTTCAACATATGCAAGGAAACCTGCAAAGCCGTGCTGGGCGGCGCCGGATATGACCGGCTGCGCAGCGCGCTGCTGAAGGGTCCATCGCGATGA
- a CDS encoding prepilin-type N-terminal cleavage/methylation domain-containing protein, with protein sequence MSKFSLKGKTGFTLIELLCAVFILSVGIAGVLLFFSNSMLSSGYAWDMTVGTSHAEYLLEEMQTKETLADITRTDWPNWAQQQGLATLPQESFQVVYLNAVQDPLEIEVQVNWVRKGRNSNVVLKTKMTKQP encoded by the coding sequence ATGTCGAAGTTTTCCCTCAAGGGCAAAACTGGCTTTACCCTCATTGAACTCCTCTGCGCCGTTTTCATCCTCTCGGTCGGCATCGCCGGGGTCCTTCTCTTTTTTTCCAATTCTATGCTGTCATCGGGTTACGCGTGGGACATGACGGTAGGCACGTCCCATGCGGAATACCTTTTGGAAGAAATGCAGACGAAAGAGACCCTCGCGGATATTACACGGACAGACTGGCCGAACTGGGCCCAGCAGCAGGGGCTGGCCACATTGCCCCAGGAATCGTTTCAGGTCGTTTATCTGAACGCCGTCCAGGATCCTTTGGAGATTGAGGTCCAGGTCAACTGGGTCCGCAAGGGCAGGAACAGCAATGTCGTCCTTAAAACAAAAATGACAAAACAGCCATGA